The following proteins are co-located in the Streptomyces sp. DT2A-34 genome:
- a CDS encoding serine hydrolase: MPSLERTYGCGGSRELSAPRLRGDTPERAGLDPEEIRHLVREVHDLTTGPRPWAAGTVLVVGRGPYLAVEEAAGWAARYAAYDEEKDAGVELPPDAQVPMTTDTPFDLASLTKLCTAVAAVQQIERGTLGIDARVGAYLPDFRGAARHDVTVRQLLTHTSGLRPELPLYDCADDAERLERLRAEVPVGVPGTYCYSDLNLLLLQHTLERITRRTLDVLIHDGITRPLGMTATHFGPCPRAAATEDQRRPWAKADRGMLRGAVHDENAWALGGVAGHAGLFSTGRDLAVFCRALLSGGAYGPARILGPDFVELLLTPPGLGFAVDQPWFMGELAGRGAAGHTGFTGTSLVLDPVTDVFVVLLANTVHPRRRTPDSGPRARAGTRVARAVREL; encoded by the coding sequence GTGCCGTCCCTGGAACGGACGTACGGATGCGGAGGGAGCAGAGAACTGAGCGCGCCGAGACTGCGCGGGGACACGCCGGAAAGGGCCGGACTCGACCCCGAGGAGATCCGTCACCTCGTCCGAGAGGTCCACGACCTCACCACCGGGCCGCGCCCCTGGGCAGCCGGGACCGTACTGGTCGTCGGACGGGGGCCCTACCTCGCCGTCGAGGAGGCGGCCGGCTGGGCGGCGCGGTACGCCGCCTACGACGAGGAGAAGGACGCCGGGGTGGAACTGCCGCCCGACGCACAGGTCCCGATGACCACGGACACCCCCTTCGACCTGGCCTCCCTCACCAAACTCTGCACCGCGGTCGCCGCGGTGCAGCAGATCGAGCGCGGCACGCTCGGCATCGACGCGCGGGTCGGGGCGTATCTGCCGGACTTCCGCGGGGCCGCCCGGCACGACGTCACGGTGCGTCAGCTGCTCACCCACACCTCCGGGCTGCGCCCCGAACTCCCGCTGTACGACTGTGCCGACGACGCCGAGCGGCTGGAGAGGCTGCGGGCGGAAGTGCCTGTCGGGGTGCCCGGCACGTACTGCTACTCGGACCTGAACCTCCTGCTGCTCCAGCACACCCTGGAACGCATCACCAGGCGCACGCTCGACGTCCTGATCCACGACGGCATCACGCGCCCCCTGGGCATGACGGCGACCCACTTCGGCCCCTGCCCCCGGGCGGCGGCGACCGAGGACCAGCGACGTCCCTGGGCCAAGGCGGACCGGGGGATGCTGCGGGGTGCGGTCCACGACGAGAACGCGTGGGCGCTCGGCGGCGTCGCCGGCCACGCGGGCCTGTTCTCGACCGGCCGCGACCTCGCGGTCTTCTGCCGCGCCCTGCTCTCCGGCGGCGCCTACGGCCCCGCGCGCATCCTCGGCCCCGACTTCGTGGAGCTGCTCCTGACCCCGCCGGGGCTGGGCTTCGCCGTCGACCAGCCGTGGTTCATGGGGGAGCTGGCGGGGCGGGGGGCGGCGGGGCACACCGGGTTCACGGGGACGTCGCTGGTGCTGGATCCGGTGACGGACGTGTTCGTGGTGCTGCTGGCGAACACGGTGCATCCGCGGAGGCGGACGCCGGACAGCGGGCCGAGGGCGAGAGCGGGGACGAGGGTGGCACGGGCGGTCCGGGAGCTGTAG